The following are encoded together in the Strongyloides ratti genome assembly S_ratti_ED321, chromosome : 2 genome:
- a CDS encoding T-box transcription factor TBX1: MTNNKELKFSIDKILSDDFGGGKKAKNTMTNVTVELENSELWKKFYELGTEMIVTKSGRRMFPVLQIKIKGLEIKKKYSLSLKFFLMSTKKYRYSFHQSKWVTCGVGEENVGSKIFIHPDSPSSGNYWMKHIISFEKLKLTNNVFDRNGHIVVNSMQKYNVLFTIIAHHDDNNFHEIEEKHFSFKETEFMAVTAYQNHQITQLKIERNPFAKGFREIESELFIKKDILDLF; the protein is encoded by the exons atgactaataataaagaattaaaattttctattgataaaattttaagcGATGACTTTGGTGGTGGTAAAAAAGCAAAAAATACTATGACAAATGTTACGGTAGAATTGGAAAATAGTGAATtatggaaaaaattttatgaattaGGAACTGAAATGATTGTTACAAAAAGTGGACGTAGAATGTTCCCTGTTTTACAA attaaaattaaaggattagagattaaaaagaaatattcattgtcgttgaaattttttttaatgtcaaCAAAAAAGTATCGGTATAGTTTCCATCAATCAAAATGGGTAACTTGTGGTGTTGGTGAAGAGAATGTTggaagtaaaatatttattcacCCCGACAGTCCATCCTCTGGTAATTATTGGATGAAAcatataatttcttttgaaaaattaaaattaacaaataatgtATTTGATAGAAATGGACATATAGTTGTTAATTCTAtgcaaaaatataatgtacTATTTACAATAATAGCACATCatgatgataataattttcatgaaatagaagaaaaacatttttcatttaaagaAACAGAGTTTATGGCTGTTACAGCTTATCAAAATCATCAG atAACTCAACTTAAAATAGAAAGAAACCCATTTGCAAAGGGTTTTCGAGAAATAGAAAgtgaattatttattaaaaaagatattttagatttattttaa